A single genomic interval of Desulfovibrio sp. TomC harbors:
- a CDS encoding NADH-dependent [FeFe] hydrogenase, group A6 — MSMLTVTIDGKTTTVPAGSTILDAAKKLDVDIPTLCYLNLEDLRVNNNVASCRICVVEVEGRRNLAPACATPAADKMVVKTNTLRVLNARKTVLELLLSDHPKDCLVCAKSGECELQTLAEKFGIRESPYDGGEMSHYRKDVSASIIRDMDKCIMCRRCETMCNDVQTCGVLSGVNRGFTAVVAPAFEMNLADTVCTNCGQCVAVCPVGALVEHDHSWAVVDALADTDKVVIVQTAPAVRAALGEDLGIAPGTSVTGKMAAALRRLGFDHIFDTDFAADLTIMEEGSEFLDRLTRHLNGDQTAKLPILTSCCPGWVKFFEHNFPDMLDVPSTAKSPQQMFGAIAKSYYAELLGIPREKLVVVSVMPCLAKKYERARPEFSVDGNPDVDIVISTRELARLIKRMNIDFAGLPDEDFDNPLGESTGAAPIFGVTGGVIEAALRTAYELATGETLQKVDFEDVRGMEGVKVATVQVGPHELRIGIAHGLGNARKLLNRVREGEVFHAIEVMACPGGCIGGGGQPYHHGDIELLKLRTKVLYEEDAGKPLRKSHQNPYIIELYEKFLGKPLSEKSHHLLHTHYFKRQRL, encoded by the coding sequence ATGTCCATGCTGACAGTAACTATAGACGGCAAAACAACCACCGTCCCGGCCGGCAGCACCATCTTGGATGCCGCCAAGAAGCTGGATGTCGATATTCCGACCCTGTGCTACCTGAACCTCGAAGACCTGCGGGTCAACAATAACGTCGCCTCCTGCCGCATCTGCGTGGTCGAGGTCGAAGGCCGCCGCAATCTGGCCCCGGCCTGCGCCACCCCGGCTGCCGACAAGATGGTGGTCAAGACCAACACCTTGCGCGTCTTAAACGCCCGCAAGACCGTCCTTGAGCTGCTGCTCTCCGACCACCCCAAGGACTGCCTCGTGTGCGCCAAATCCGGCGAATGCGAGCTGCAGACCCTGGCCGAGAAGTTCGGCATCCGCGAGTCCCCCTACGACGGCGGCGAAATGTCCCACTACCGCAAGGACGTCTCGGCCTCCATCATCCGCGACATGGACAAGTGCATCATGTGCCGCCGCTGCGAGACCATGTGCAACGACGTCCAGACCTGCGGCGTGCTCTCCGGCGTCAACCGCGGCTTCACCGCCGTGGTCGCCCCGGCCTTTGAAATGAATCTGGCCGACACCGTCTGCACCAACTGCGGCCAGTGCGTGGCCGTGTGTCCGGTCGGCGCGCTGGTCGAACACGACCACAGCTGGGCTGTCGTCGACGCCCTGGCCGATACCGACAAGGTGGTCATCGTCCAGACCGCCCCGGCTGTCCGGGCCGCCCTGGGCGAAGACCTCGGCATCGCCCCCGGCACCTCGGTCACCGGCAAGATGGCCGCAGCGCTTCGCCGCCTGGGCTTTGACCACATCTTCGACACCGACTTCGCCGCCGACCTCACCATCATGGAAGAAGGTTCGGAATTCCTCGACCGCCTGACCCGCCACTTAAACGGCGACCAGACGGCCAAGCTGCCCATCCTGACCTCCTGCTGCCCCGGCTGGGTCAAGTTCTTCGAGCACAACTTCCCCGATATGCTCGACGTGCCCTCCACCGCCAAGTCGCCGCAGCAGATGTTCGGGGCCATCGCCAAGAGCTACTACGCCGAACTGCTCGGCATCCCGCGCGAGAAGCTCGTGGTCGTCTCGGTCATGCCCTGTCTGGCCAAGAAGTACGAACGCGCCCGGCCGGAATTCTCCGTGGACGGCAACCCCGACGTGGATATCGTCATCTCCACCCGGGAACTGGCCCGCCTGATCAAGCGCATGAACATCGACTTCGCCGGCCTGCCCGACGAAGACTTCGACAATCCCCTGGGCGAGTCCACCGGCGCGGCCCCGATCTTCGGCGTCACCGGCGGCGTTATCGAAGCCGCCCTGCGCACCGCCTATGAACTGGCCACCGGCGAAACGCTCCAAAAGGTGGACTTCGAAGACGTGCGCGGCATGGAAGGCGTGAAGGTCGCCACCGTCCAGGTCGGTCCCCACGAACTGCGCATCGGCATCGCCCACGGCCTGGGCAACGCCAGAAAGCTCTTGAACCGCGTGCGTGAAGGCGAAGTGTTCCACGCCATCGAAGTCATGGCCTGCCCCGGCGGCTGCATCGGCGGCGGCGGACAGCCCTACCACCACGGCGATATCGAATTGCTGAAGCTCCGCACCAAGGTGCTCTACGAAGAAGACGCCGGCAAGCCGCTGCGTAAGTCGCACCAGAACCCGTACATCATCGAACTGTACGAAAAGTTCCTGGGCAAGCCGCTGTCCGAAAAATCGCACCACCTGCTGCACACCCACTACTTCAAGCGCCAGCGCCTGTAG
- a CDS encoding aspartate ammonia-lyase — protein MRQETDALGVRSLPEGALYGIHTARAAENFPVSGQPVAPELIRAYALVKAACALANLDTGHLDPGRAEAIVAACREVAEGRHADQFIVDAFQGGAGTSTNMNLNEVVANRALELLGRAPGDHGFCSPLDHVNLHQSTNDTYPTALRVAALQLLKELEGTTARLQEALQAKEAEFAQVVKVGRTELMDAVPMTLGMTFGAYAEAVSRDRWRIFKCRERIKQVPLGGTAVGTGLGAPRAYIFKAAEHLRHLTGLPVSRAENLVDATANADAFVEVSGILSAYAANLLKIASDLRLLASGPATGLGEIRLPALQAGSSIMPGKVNPVIPECVGQTALRVMGNHQTVTLTAGLGQLEINQYMPLLAHSLLESLHLLRDASTVFADKCITGITADEGRCQELVDKSQALATVLVPALGYDTVSRLLAASRQAGRTLTAHMAATGVLAEADAAGLLTPKRMRKLGFEEEDYECLRRPGEALPLLDLSAGGGTPPDPRTDAMDGKEKK, from the coding sequence ATGCGACAGGAAACTGATGCCCTGGGAGTACGGTCACTCCCCGAGGGCGCCCTTTACGGCATTCATACAGCGCGCGCCGCTGAAAATTTCCCTGTTTCCGGCCAGCCGGTCGCCCCCGAGCTGATCCGGGCCTATGCCCTGGTCAAGGCTGCCTGCGCCCTGGCCAATCTGGACACCGGCCATCTCGACCCTGGCCGGGCCGAGGCCATCGTGGCCGCCTGCCGCGAAGTGGCCGAGGGCCGCCACGCCGACCAGTTCATCGTGGACGCCTTTCAGGGCGGAGCCGGCACCTCCACCAACATGAACCTCAACGAGGTGGTGGCCAACCGCGCCCTCGAACTGCTCGGCCGCGCCCCGGGCGACCACGGGTTTTGCTCGCCGCTGGACCACGTCAATCTCCACCAGTCCACCAACGACACCTATCCGACCGCCCTTCGCGTGGCCGCCTTGCAGCTGTTAAAAGAGCTGGAGGGAACCACGGCCCGGCTGCAAGAGGCCTTGCAGGCCAAGGAGGCCGAATTCGCCCAGGTGGTCAAGGTCGGGCGCACCGAACTGATGGACGCCGTGCCCATGACCCTCGGCATGACCTTTGGGGCCTATGCCGAGGCCGTCTCCCGCGACCGCTGGCGCATTTTCAAATGCCGCGAACGCATCAAACAGGTGCCGCTTGGCGGCACGGCCGTAGGCACGGGCCTTGGCGCGCCCCGGGCCTATATCTTCAAGGCGGCCGAACATCTGCGCCATCTGACCGGCCTGCCTGTCTCCCGGGCGGAAAATCTCGTGGACGCCACGGCCAATGCCGACGCCTTTGTGGAAGTCTCGGGCATCCTGTCGGCCTATGCCGCCAATCTGCTGAAAATCGCCTCGGATCTGCGCCTATTGGCCAGCGGCCCGGCCACGGGCCTCGGCGAGATCCGGCTGCCGGCCCTCCAGGCCGGATCGTCGATCATGCCCGGCAAGGTCAATCCGGTCATCCCCGAGTGCGTCGGCCAGACGGCCCTGCGGGTCATGGGCAACCACCAGACCGTGACGCTCACCGCCGGCCTGGGGCAGCTCGAAATCAACCAGTACATGCCGCTTCTCGCCCACAGCCTGCTCGAATCGCTCCACCTCCTGCGCGACGCCTCGACTGTCTTTGCCGACAAATGCATCACCGGCATCACGGCCGACGAGGGCCGCTGCCAGGAGCTGGTGGACAAGAGCCAGGCCCTGGCCACGGTGCTGGTGCCGGCCCTTGGCTACGACACCGTCTCCCGGCTCTTGGCCGCCTCCCGCCAGGCCGGCCGGACCCTGACCGCCCACATGGCCGCCACCGGCGTCCTGGCCGAAGCCGACGCCGCCGGACTGCTCACGCCCAAACGCATGCGGAAATTGGGGTTTGAGGAGGAGGATTACGAATGCCTCCGGCGGCCAGGAGAGGCTCTGCCTCTCCTGGACCTCTCCGCCGGGGGGGGCACCCCCCCGGACCCCCGGACAGATGCGATGGATGGAAAGGAGAAAAAGTGA
- the hydE gene encoding [FeFe] hydrogenase H-cluster radical SAM maturase HydE gives MRQAEIAQLLAGADDPGLFSAAEALTRENFAGKVYLRGVVEFSNHCRNNCRYCGLRAANQNVHRYRLGVPDILACAALARELSIGTIVVQSGDDFSYTADDIAQVIVGAKADSNVAVTLSLGDRTEAELAHWRSCGADRYLLKIETFDEALYAHCRPGLTVADRLTRLAALRRAGYEVGSGVITDLPGMTPDILAADLLKLADLDLDMIAVGPFVPHPDTPFGRERPGSILTAFRAMAILRLLAPLANIPSTSALNALRDGAREQGLTVGANVVMPSLTPETVSPDYAIYPGKNAFRAGARERVEAAREAVRRVGLTPSTAVGGSKRRHHG, from the coding sequence GTGCGACAGGCTGAAATCGCCCAATTGCTGGCCGGGGCTGATGATCCCGGACTATTTTCCGCAGCCGAGGCGCTCACCCGGGAAAATTTCGCCGGCAAGGTCTATCTGCGCGGGGTAGTGGAATTTTCCAACCACTGCCGCAACAACTGCCGCTACTGCGGCCTGCGCGCGGCCAACCAAAACGTCCACCGCTACCGCCTGGGCGTTCCCGACATCCTGGCCTGCGCCGCCCTGGCCCGGGAACTGTCCATCGGCACCATCGTGGTCCAGTCGGGCGACGACTTCAGCTACACGGCCGACGACATCGCCCAGGTCATTGTCGGGGCCAAGGCCGACTCGAACGTGGCCGTCACCCTGTCCCTGGGCGACCGGACCGAAGCCGAGCTGGCCCACTGGCGCAGCTGCGGCGCGGACCGCTATCTGCTTAAAATCGAGACCTTTGACGAGGCCCTCTACGCCCACTGCCGCCCGGGCCTGACCGTGGCCGACCGGCTGACCCGCCTGGCTGCCCTGCGCCGGGCCGGCTACGAGGTCGGTTCCGGGGTCATTACCGACCTGCCCGGCATGACGCCGGACATCCTGGCCGCCGATCTTTTGAAGCTGGCCGATCTCGACCTCGACATGATCGCCGTCGGTCCCTTCGTGCCCCATCCCGACACGCCCTTTGGCCGGGAGCGCCCCGGCTCGATCCTGACCGCCTTTCGGGCCATGGCCATCCTGCGCCTGCTGGCCCCCCTGGCCAACATCCCCTCCACGTCGGCCTTAAACGCCCTGCGCGACGGGGCCAGGGAACAGGGCCTGACCGTCGGAGCCAATGTCGTCATGCCCTCGCTCACCCCGGAAACCGTCAGCCCGGATTACGCCATCTATCCCGGCAAAAACGCCTTCCGGGCCGGCGCCCGGGAGCGGGTCGAAGCCGCCCGGGAAGCCGTCCGCCGCGTCGGACTGACGCCCTCCACCGCTGTCGGCGGTTCCAAAAGGAGACACCATGGCTGA
- the hydF gene encoding [FeFe] hydrogenase H-cluster maturation GTPase HydF produces the protein MAENNAEKAPRGVRLVITFVGRRNAGKSSLINAVTGQDVAIVSDVAGTTTDPVAKAYELLPLGPVTLYDTAGLDDTGELGALRIAATKKVLWRTDIAVVVVDAAAGLGQAERDMIEDIRRLDIAFLIVFNKTDLAAPAAADAAWCREHGIRTVSASAASGQGAIAVKEAIMALAPAENLREPVLCGDLFTEGDTVVCVVPIDLAAPKGRLILPQVQVLREILDGDGIAVTVKDRELEAALSNLRRPPALVVTDSQVILKVSGDVPDAVPLTTFSTLFARYKGDLPTLAAGAAAIDRLRDGDTVLMAEACSHHAQADDIGRVKIPRWIAQYTGRDLQFEMYTGHDFPDDLERYALVVHCGSCMLGRVEMLRRIRECVRRGVPVTNYGVAISKVQGVLDRVLAPVLR, from the coding sequence ATGGCTGAGAACAATGCCGAAAAAGCCCCGCGCGGCGTGCGCCTTGTCATCACCTTTGTCGGCCGCCGCAACGCCGGCAAGTCTTCGCTCATTAACGCCGTCACCGGCCAGGACGTGGCCATCGTGTCCGATGTCGCCGGCACCACCACCGATCCCGTGGCCAAGGCCTACGAACTGTTGCCCCTTGGGCCGGTGACGCTCTACGACACGGCCGGGCTTGACGACACCGGCGAACTCGGGGCGCTGCGCATCGCCGCGACCAAGAAGGTGCTGTGGCGCACGGACATTGCCGTGGTGGTGGTGGATGCGGCCGCCGGCCTTGGCCAGGCGGAACGGGACATGATCGAGGACATCCGCCGGCTCGACATTGCCTTTCTCATTGTCTTTAACAAGACCGATCTGGCCGCCCCGGCGGCGGCCGATGCGGCCTGGTGCCGGGAGCACGGCATCCGCACGGTGTCGGCCAGCGCCGCCAGCGGCCAGGGGGCGATAGCGGTCAAGGAAGCGATCATGGCCCTGGCCCCGGCCGAGAACCTGCGCGAGCCGGTCCTTTGCGGCGATCTCTTTACCGAGGGCGACACGGTGGTGTGCGTCGTGCCCATTGATCTGGCCGCGCCCAAGGGCCGCCTCATCTTGCCGCAAGTCCAGGTCTTGCGCGAAATTCTTGACGGCGACGGCATTGCCGTCACGGTCAAGGACCGGGAACTGGAAGCGGCCCTGTCCAATCTGCGCCGGCCGCCGGCCCTGGTGGTCACCGATTCCCAGGTGATCCTCAAAGTCTCGGGCGACGTGCCCGACGCGGTGCCGCTGACCACTTTTTCCACGCTCTTTGCCCGCTACAAGGGCGATCTGCCGACCCTGGCCGCCGGGGCTGCGGCCATCGACCGCCTGCGCGACGGCGACACCGTGCTCATGGCCGAGGCCTGCTCCCACCATGCCCAGGCCGACGACATCGGCCGGGTGAAAATTCCCCGCTGGATTGCCCAGTACACGGGCCGGGACCTGCAATTTGAAATGTACACCGGCCATGATTTCCCGGACGATCTGGAGCGTTACGCTCTGGTCGTGCACTGCGGCTCGTGCATGCTCGGGCGCGTGGAAATGCTGCGGCGCATCCGCGAATGCGTGCGCCGGGGCGTGCCGGTGACCAACTACGGCGTGGCCATCTCCAAGGTCCAGGGCGTGCTTGACCGGGTACTGGCCCCGGTTCTGCGCTAG
- a CDS encoding nucleotidyltransferase family protein yields MDREEVIQAALPLLQQTDFVLRAALFGSFARARQTKASDVDVLVDVRPGTGLFALEELRLSLERILGRHVDVVSRQGLKPRLLQHIMPEQLIFYEQR; encoded by the coding sequence ATGGACCGGGAAGAAGTGATTCAGGCTGCGCTGCCGCTGTTGCAGCAAACAGATTTCGTCCTTCGGGCCGCACTGTTTGGTTCGTTCGCCCGCGCCCGGCAAACCAAAGCCAGCGATGTGGACGTCTTGGTGGATGTCCGGCCCGGGACAGGCCTTTTCGCCCTGGAGGAGTTGCGGCTGTCCCTGGAGCGCATTCTCGGCCGGCATGTGGATGTGGTCTCGCGCCAGGGGCTAAAGCCCCGCCTGCTGCAACACATCATGCCGGAACAGTTGATTTTCTATGAACAAAGATAG
- a CDS encoding HepT-like ribonuclease domain-containing protein, translating to MNKDSLVLLEERLEAARAIIEYTQRLNQDDFLGDARTKDAVCMRLLTLGESAGVLLRTFPDFESRFPDIPWRAMSGLRNHIAHEYFGLDIAMVWETATADIPALSRQLERLLRTVSLPGPGPFTPERSG from the coding sequence ATGAACAAAGATAGTCTGGTTCTTCTGGAAGAAAGGCTGGAGGCCGCCAGGGCCATCATTGAATATACGCAGCGATTGAACCAGGATGACTTCCTCGGCGACGCCCGCACAAAAGACGCCGTCTGTATGCGGCTTTTGACTCTTGGCGAATCGGCCGGGGTGCTGCTGCGCACCTTTCCCGATTTCGAGAGCCGCTTCCCAGACATTCCCTGGCGAGCCATGTCAGGGCTTCGCAATCATATCGCCCACGAATACTTCGGCTTGGATATTGCCATGGTCTGGGAAACAGCCACGGCGGATATCCCGGCCCTGTCCAGACAACTGGAGCGGCTGCTGCGCACGGTATCCTTGCCCGGCCCTGGCCCCTTCACACCGGAAAGATCAGGGTAA
- a CDS encoding sensor histidine kinase, with protein sequence MRPSPVSRIVSRSLLVRLVAPGLALLSLMAAAMIFMQWRTLERDNTRLAATLATFVATSLDEAFHTLETFVGRASPDGEPVRPGLLSDLLAVSPSFRRLLWITADGTVAQAVPSGLQGAVFPIDFDNQQNGRLLLSRPQPSPIDGRLVVSIGVRTATGGILAGELDLAGLGDRLTQLAPLAGGYILACDAYGNLIIHPEARLVAEQANIGDTPLFAAAKAGKHHLVYRARGRFWLGTVGVVDDCGWFVLPTVPVSELVAPALYTVAVLFVFMAGAFVLAWVLLRKALRQQVEEPLARFAASLPAGTSAAAGDSGAFAELCVFEGAFADMAQGLVKNERLFRSSFEQAAVGMAHVSTDGQWLLVNDRLCQLVGCSRQELLGHSLVEAIVPEDMAAVEARVEESLAGRLETFARQGRCIRPDGVSIQVNLTVSLVRDDAGRPDYFVFVVEDITERRVAEEALRQSLKDKELLLREVHHRVKNNLQVISSLFFLQAEVTANAEARAVLLESRTRIASMALVHEGLYRSGDFGHIDLADYVTRLAGQLQSSLGQRGGVCCKLGLEPIFVSIEKAAPLGLVLNELITNAIKHAYGPGQSGEVQVGARLEGDTIRVTVGDHGKGLPEGFSIEGTESLGMQLVANLTRQLQGQVRAENAGGARFTLIFPV encoded by the coding sequence ATGCGCCCCTCGCCGGTCAGCCGCATTGTCAGCCGCAGTCTGCTTGTCCGTCTGGTGGCTCCGGGGCTGGCCTTGCTGTCGCTTATGGCTGCGGCCATGATCTTCATGCAGTGGCGGACCTTGGAACGGGACAACACCCGGCTGGCCGCAACCCTGGCCACCTTCGTCGCAACCTCGCTCGACGAGGCCTTTCACACCCTGGAAACCTTTGTCGGGCGGGCGTCTCCGGATGGGGAACCGGTCCGGCCCGGGTTGTTGTCCGATCTGCTGGCGGTTTCGCCGTCGTTTCGCCGGCTGCTGTGGATTACAGCCGACGGCACCGTGGCCCAGGCCGTGCCGTCGGGGTTGCAGGGGGCGGTTTTCCCCATCGATTTCGACAACCAGCAAAACGGCCGCCTCCTGTTGTCACGACCCCAACCCTCGCCCATAGACGGCCGGCTGGTGGTTTCTATCGGGGTGCGGACAGCCACGGGCGGCATCCTGGCCGGTGAACTCGATCTGGCCGGGCTGGGCGACCGCCTGACCCAATTGGCTCCCTTGGCCGGCGGGTACATTCTGGCCTGCGACGCCTACGGCAATCTCATTATCCATCCCGAAGCCCGGTTGGTGGCCGAACAGGCCAATATTGGCGATACGCCGCTTTTTGCGGCGGCCAAGGCCGGCAAACACCATCTGGTCTATCGGGCCAGGGGGCGGTTCTGGCTCGGCACGGTGGGAGTGGTGGACGATTGCGGCTGGTTTGTGTTGCCGACAGTGCCGGTGTCTGAGCTGGTGGCCCCGGCCCTGTACACGGTCGCCGTCCTGTTCGTCTTCATGGCCGGCGCGTTTGTGCTGGCCTGGGTGCTGTTGCGCAAGGCCTTGCGGCAGCAGGTCGAAGAGCCGTTGGCCCGGTTTGCGGCCAGCCTGCCGGCGGGTACAAGCGCGGCGGCGGGCGACTCCGGGGCCTTTGCCGAACTGTGCGTCTTTGAAGGAGCCTTTGCCGACATGGCCCAGGGGCTGGTCAAAAACGAACGCCTGTTCCGCTCTTCCTTTGAGCAGGCGGCCGTGGGCATGGCCCATGTTTCAACGGATGGGCAGTGGCTGCTGGTCAACGACCGGTTGTGCCAATTGGTTGGCTGTTCCCGCCAGGAACTCCTGGGCCATTCCCTGGTCGAGGCCATCGTCCCCGAAGACATGGCGGCGGTGGAAGCCCGGGTCGAGGAAAGTCTGGCCGGGCGGCTCGAAACATTTGCCAGGCAAGGCCGCTGTATCCGGCCGGACGGGGTGTCGATCCAGGTCAACCTGACCGTGTCCCTGGTGCGCGATGATGCCGGCCGGCCGGACTATTTTGTGTTCGTGGTCGAGGACATCACCGAGCGCCGGGTGGCTGAGGAGGCCCTGCGCCAATCCCTCAAAGACAAGGAACTGCTCCTGCGGGAAGTCCACCATCGGGTGAAGAACAATTTGCAGGTTATTTCCAGCCTGTTTTTCCTCCAGGCCGAGGTCACGGCCAATGCCGAGGCCCGGGCGGTGCTGCTGGAAAGCCGCACCCGCATTGCCTCCATGGCCCTGGTCCACGAGGGACTCTACCGCAGCGGGGATTTCGGCCACATCGACCTGGCCGATTATGTGACCCGGCTGGCCGGACAACTCCAAAGCAGCCTCGGGCAACGGGGCGGCGTCTGCTGCAAATTGGGCCTGGAGCCGATTTTCGTGTCCATTGAAAAGGCTGCGCCGCTTGGTCTGGTGCTCAATGAACTGATCACCAATGCCATCAAACATGCCTATGGGCCGGGCCAGAGCGGCGAGGTGCAGGTGGGGGCGCGTCTGGAGGGCGACACGATCCGGGTGACGGTTGGCGACCACGGCAAGGGGTTGCCGGAGGGATTTTCCATCGAAGGCACGGAGAGTCTCGGGATGCAGCTTGTGGCCAACCTGACCCGGCAGCTGCAGGGTCAGGTTCGGGCGGAAAATGCCGGCGGCGCGCGTTTTACCCTGATCTTTCCGGTGTGA
- a CDS encoding ABC transporter substrate-binding protein yields the protein MACAAVNGGSVKGLLLLLLCWAGLVPGCVGEDPVLIGFSGQLMGDHADLGVQGRNGATLAVEDINARGGVAGRPLRLLARDDDDTPQSAVDADAALLKAGVVAIIGHMTSSQTLAALPTVAAAGGIMISPTTATPNLSGIKDNFFRVIPDNTAWGVALGRYAARHGLSRVCLAGDTDNASYTDSFQAAFEQAYREANGETVCRYPFSSSQGTDWGALLDQAAASGATALVVTASARDVAALAQTMTARNTRLPILCPTWPYTREILAIGGRSVDGIVFAASYTEDNNRPEFQDFIRRYQERFGSPANFAAAYAYEAVAVLAAALKRTGGRAKGLAEALAATGPQPGITSPFALDANGDVTRNTFLVTIKDGRFTAVAGE from the coding sequence ATGGCGTGCGCGGCCGTAAATGGGGGTTCCGTGAAGGGTTTGCTCCTCCTTCTGCTGTGCTGGGCTGGGCTCGTACCGGGATGTGTCGGTGAGGACCCCGTCCTTATTGGGTTTTCCGGCCAGCTCATGGGCGATCACGCCGATCTCGGCGTCCAGGGCCGTAACGGAGCCACTCTGGCCGTGGAAGACATCAATGCCCGGGGCGGCGTGGCCGGGCGGCCGCTTCGGCTGCTGGCCCGCGACGACGACGACACGCCGCAAAGCGCCGTCGATGCCGACGCGGCCCTGCTCAAAGCCGGCGTCGTGGCCATCATCGGCCACATGACGAGCTCCCAGACCCTGGCCGCCCTGCCGACGGTGGCCGCTGCTGGCGGAATCATGATTTCGCCAACCACGGCCACTCCGAACCTCTCCGGCATAAAAGACAATTTTTTTCGGGTGATCCCTGACAACACAGCCTGGGGCGTGGCCCTTGGCCGGTACGCCGCCCGGCACGGTCTGTCCCGGGTCTGTCTGGCCGGGGACACGGACAATGCTTCCTACACCGACAGCTTTCAGGCCGCCTTTGAGCAGGCTTATAGAGAAGCCAACGGCGAAACGGTCTGCCGCTATCCGTTTTCCTCGAGCCAGGGGACCGACTGGGGAGCGCTGCTGGATCAGGCGGCCGCCAGCGGCGCAACAGCCCTCGTGGTCACGGCCTCGGCCCGGGACGTGGCCGCCCTGGCCCAGACCATGACCGCCCGAAACACCCGGCTGCCAATCCTGTGTCCCACGTGGCCGTACACCCGCGAGATCCTGGCCATTGGCGGCCGAAGCGTTGACGGCATCGTCTTTGCCGCCAGCTATACTGAGGACAATAATCGGCCAGAATTTCAGGATTTTATCCGGCGTTACCAGGAACGCTTCGGCAGCCCGGCCAATTTTGCCGCTGCCTACGCCTATGAGGCCGTGGCCGTACTGGCCGCGGCCCTCAAGCGCACCGGCGGGCGGGCCAAGGGGCTGGCCGAGGCCCTGGCCGCAACCGGTCCGCAACCCGGAATCACCAGCCCCTTTGCCCTGGACGCCAATGGCGACGTGACCCGCAATACCTTTCTTGTCACCATAAAAGACGGCCGCTTTACGGCCGTGGCCGGAGAATAA
- a CDS encoding class I SAM-dependent rRNA methyltransferase, whose translation MERPTLTLKNNEERRLRAGHLWVFSNEVDTKKTPLTAFTPGQEAVVTASRGRPIGVATVNPGSLISARIMDQDPEVRLDADFFRARLREALAIRSRLYSTPHYRLLFSEGDHVPGLILDRYGDVIVGQLNTAGMDSRKELLLETIVAELAPSTVIWRNDSPTRDFEGLPRVVEVAYGTAPENLEVNEDGALFAVPALGGQKTGWFYDMRENRSRLCRLVGGRTVLDLFAYAGAFSVRAALAGAAAVTSLDSSETACSMAADNAARNGVAERVEVVRADAAAFLEECAAAGRTFDVVSLDPPALVKRKKDLEAGLKVYERLNRLAMDVLAEDGLLLTCSCSQHVDAYELRRAALRAAMARGRRGQILDQGRQGPDHPAHPAMAETDYLKSFLMRLVQQ comes from the coding sequence ATGGAACGACCGACACTGACGCTTAAAAACAACGAGGAACGCCGCCTGCGCGCCGGACACCTGTGGGTGTTCAGCAACGAGGTGGATACGAAAAAAACACCGCTGACCGCCTTCACTCCGGGGCAGGAGGCCGTGGTCACCGCCTCGCGCGGCCGCCCCATCGGCGTGGCCACGGTCAACCCCGGGTCGCTCATCAGCGCCCGGATCATGGACCAGGACCCCGAGGTGCGCCTGGACGCCGACTTTTTCCGCGCCCGGCTGCGCGAAGCCCTGGCCATCCGCAGCCGGCTCTACTCCACGCCGCACTATCGCCTGCTCTTTTCCGAAGGCGACCATGTGCCCGGGCTGATTCTCGACCGCTACGGCGACGTCATCGTGGGGCAGCTCAACACGGCCGGCATGGACAGCCGCAAGGAACTGCTCCTGGAAACGATTGTGGCCGAGCTGGCCCCGTCAACCGTTATCTGGCGAAACGACAGCCCCACGCGCGACTTCGAGGGCCTGCCCCGGGTCGTGGAAGTGGCCTACGGCACGGCCCCGGAGAACCTTGAGGTCAATGAGGACGGGGCGCTTTTTGCCGTGCCGGCCCTGGGCGGCCAAAAAACCGGCTGGTTTTACGACATGCGGGAAAACCGCTCGCGGCTGTGCCGGCTGGTGGGCGGGCGCACGGTGTTGGACCTTTTCGCCTATGCCGGGGCCTTTTCCGTGCGCGCGGCCCTGGCCGGGGCGGCTGCCGTGACCAGCCTGGACTCCTCGGAAACGGCTTGTTCCATGGCCGCCGACAATGCGGCCCGAAACGGCGTGGCCGAACGGGTCGAGGTGGTGCGGGCCGATGCCGCCGCCTTCCTGGAGGAGTGCGCCGCTGCCGGACGCACCTTTGACGTGGTGAGCCTGGACCCGCCGGCCCTGGTCAAACGCAAGAAGGACCTGGAAGCCGGGCTCAAGGTCTATGAGCGGCTCAACCGGCTGGCCATGGACGTCCTGGCCGAGGACGGACTGCTTCTCACCTGTTCGTGCTCCCAGCACGTGGACGCCTACGAACTGCGCCGGGCGGCCCTGCGGGCGGCCATGGCCCGGGGACGGCGCGGCCAGATTCTCGACCAGGGACGCCAAGGCCCGGACCACCCGGCCCATCCGGCCATGGCCGAGACAGACTACCTCAAGTCGTTTCTTATGCGATTGGTGCAGCAGTAA
- a CDS encoding DUF1328 domain-containing protein: MLSWTIAFLVIALLSGVLGFTGIARTATGIAKILFYIFLILFALSLLGRLL, from the coding sequence ATGCTTTCCTGGACCATCGCCTTCCTGGTTATCGCCCTGTTGTCCGGCGTTCTCGGTTTCACCGGCATCGCCCGCACCGCCACCGGCATCGCCAAAATCCTGTTTTACATCTTCCTGATCCTGTTCGCCCTGTCGCTGCTTGGCCGTTTGTTGTAA